In Pseudobacter ginsenosidimutans, the following are encoded in one genomic region:
- a CDS encoding AlbA family DNA-binding domain-containing protein, which translates to MRKKQMNLERIGRLLTEKENIRLEFKAATDALPGNLFESICAMLNRDGGDILLGVEDNGKVIGVNEDSVSKMVTDLVNLSNNSQKIDPPFILFPQVYEIDGKRIIHIQVPASSQVHKTGRIIYDRSNDGDFKVEQPYRIAEMANRKRNHYSEGMIYPALRMEDLKLDLFTKVRNLIRSHNPDHPWLILDNQQMLEISGLWKKDHLYGQEGFTLAAALLLGKDEVIQNIIPHYKIDALVRINNLERYDDRLYIQSNLVDAYDMLLDFVNRHLPDKFYLEGA; encoded by the coding sequence ATGAGAAAAAAACAAATGAATTTAGAACGTATAGGGCGCCTATTGACGGAAAAAGAAAACATTCGTCTCGAGTTTAAGGCTGCTACTGATGCATTGCCTGGAAATCTTTTTGAATCGATCTGCGCCATGCTCAACCGGGATGGCGGCGATATCCTTTTGGGAGTTGAAGATAATGGCAAAGTAATAGGTGTAAATGAAGACTCGGTTTCCAAAATGGTGACGGACCTGGTTAATCTTTCTAATAATTCACAGAAAATTGACCCGCCGTTTATTCTATTCCCTCAAGTTTATGAAATCGATGGAAAAAGGATAATACATATCCAGGTACCAGCGAGTTCTCAGGTACATAAAACAGGAAGGATCATTTACGATCGAAGTAATGATGGTGATTTTAAAGTTGAACAACCCTACCGGATTGCAGAAATGGCGAATCGTAAACGCAACCATTACTCCGAAGGGATGATTTATCCGGCTTTGCGAATGGAAGACTTAAAACTGGATTTGTTTACCAAAGTGAGAAATCTTATTCGAAGTCATAATCCTGATCACCCCTGGCTGATATTAGACAACCAGCAAATGTTGGAAATTTCCGGCTTATGGAAGAAGGATCACTTGTATGGACAGGAGGGTTTTACCTTGGCCGCTGCTTTATTATTGGGAAAAGATGAGGTAATTCAAAACATAATACCTCATTATAAAATTGATGCCCTGGTAAGGATCAATAATCTTGAACGATACGACGATCGCTTATACATACAGTCCAACCTTGTGGATGCTTATGACATGTTGTTGGATTTTGTAAACCGTCATCTTCCAGATAAGTTTTACCTGGAAGGAGCATAA
- a CDS encoding HTH domain-containing protein encodes METSNANNPHGKGPIDPTNFVPFPKNPSIAKFFIQLGRAEELGSGILTTTRLMKEYAGNGRAMFIEGRTFKTIIPRPDRKTIAISDTISVTVNDTINDTINDTINDTINDTINDTISDLIKDRLIKAIKLLYEKPGMKVNELIKELEVSERTAKRDLEKIRSLIEYRGSKKTGGYFLSDYMLSKLNRAF; translated from the coding sequence GTGGAGACAAGTAACGCCAATAACCCTCACGGTAAAGGTCCAATTGATCCCACTAATTTTGTTCCCTTCCCTAAAAACCCATCGATTGCGAAATTCTTTATTCAACTGGGACGCGCCGAAGAGCTGGGCTCAGGGATTTTGACTACCACCCGTTTAATGAAAGAATATGCAGGTAATGGAAGAGCAATGTTTATAGAGGGCAGAACTTTTAAGACGATCATACCTCGTCCAGACAGAAAGACGATTGCGATAAGTGACACGATAAGTGTTACAGTAAATGACACGATAAATGACACGATAAATGACACGATAAATGACACGATAAATGACACGATAAATGACACGATAAGTGATCTAATAAAAGATAGATTAATTAAGGCGATAAAGCTGTTGTATGAAAAACCGGGTATGAAGGTCAATGAATTGATTAAGGAACTGGAAGTATCTGAGCGAACAGCAAAACGGGATCTCGAGAAAATTAGAAGTTTGATAGAGTATCGGGGCAGTAAGAAAACAGGCGGGTATTTTCTTTCCGACTATATGCTCTCAAAGCTGAACAGAGCATTTTGA